In one window of Gracilimonas sp. DNA:
- the rplP gene encoding 50S ribosomal protein L16, with amino-acid sequence MLEPKRVQRRRVHRDKLKGNATRGHVINFGDFGLKAMEPKFITARQIEACRIAIARSLQRDGQTFIRIFPDRPMTSKPAETRMGKGKGALDHWIAVVKPGRILFEIAGVNEERAKEALRRAAHKLPIKTKFVVRRDYQGG; translated from the coding sequence ATGTTAGAGCCAAAACGAGTTCAGAGACGCCGTGTCCATCGCGACAAACTGAAAGGTAACGCAACGCGCGGCCATGTTATTAACTTTGGTGATTTTGGACTGAAAGCTATGGAGCCTAAGTTTATCACTGCACGACAAATTGAAGCTTGCCGTATCGCCATTGCGCGTTCGCTGCAGCGAGACGGTCAAACATTCATCCGGATTTTTCCGGATCGGCCTATGACGAGCAAACCAGCTGAAACCCGTATGGGTAAAGGTAAGGGTGCTTTGGATCATTGGATAGCCGTTGTGAAACCCGGACGTATTTTGTTTGAAATTGCCGGAGTGAATGAAGAAAGAGCAAAAGAAGCTTTAAGACGTGCAGCTCATAAACTACCTATCAAGACCAAGTTTGTAGTTCGCAGAGACTACCAGGGAGGATAA
- the rpmC gene encoding 50S ribosomal protein L29 — protein sequence MKAHELRDLTLTELQARLNDERDALQNLRFTKSVTGQLENPARLRNHRREVARLVTIINEKSSAE from the coding sequence ATGAAAGCACACGAATTAAGAGATTTAACACTTACTGAATTACAAGCTCGCTTGAATGATGAGCGTGATGCACTACAGAATCTTCGTTTTACAAAATCAGTTACCGGACAACTTGAAAACCCGGCCAGACTGAGAAACCACCGAAGAGAAGTTGCCCGATTGGTGACTATCATTAATGAAAAAAGTAGTGCTGAATAA
- the rpsQ gene encoding 30S ribosomal protein S17, with product MAQTERARRRERVGHVVSNRMDKSITVAVDRQVKHSIYGKYITKTTKYMAHDENNEANIGDKVHIMSTRPLSKRKSWRLVEIVEKAK from the coding sequence ATGGCACAAACAGAAAGAGCCCGAAGACGAGAAAGAGTTGGACATGTGGTAAGTAACCGCATGGACAAAAGCATAACGGTTGCAGTAGATCGTCAGGTAAAACATTCTATTTACGGAAAGTATATTACCAAGACTACTAAGTACATGGCACACGATGAGAACAATGAAGCAAACATCGGTGACAAGGTACATATCATGTCTACCCGACCACTATCAAAGCGTAAATCATGGCGATTGGTAGAAATCGTCGAAAAAGCTAAGTAA
- the rplN gene encoding 50S ribosomal protein L14, whose product MVQTNTTLNVADNSGARKLMCIKVLGDSKRRYARVGDLISASVKTAIPGGNVKKGEVVKAVIVRTKKEYRRRDGSYIRFDENAAVIINKDQEPVGTRIFGPVARELREKSFMRIVSLAPEVL is encoded by the coding sequence ATGGTTCAAACGAATACGACATTAAATGTAGCAGATAACAGCGGCGCCAGAAAGCTGATGTGTATCAAAGTTTTGGGAGATTCCAAAAGACGATATGCACGTGTAGGCGATCTGATTTCCGCATCTGTAAAAACTGCAATACCTGGCGGTAACGTCAAGAAAGGCGAAGTTGTAAAAGCCGTTATTGTACGAACAAAAAAAGAATACCGCAGGCGAGATGGCAGTTACATCCGCTTTGATGAAAATGCAGCGGTTATTATTAACAAAGATCAAGAACCGGTAGGTACACGTATTTTTGGCCCAGTGGCCAGAGAGCTTCGTGAAAAAAGCTTCATGAGAATCGTGTCGCTTGCACCGGAAGTACTTTAA
- the rplX gene encoding 50S ribosomal protein L24 — translation MPRRFNKQKKLHVKKGDDVLVIAGNDKGKRGRVLMVFPKKERVLVEGINMKTHHEKPTQDNPQGGRLKKEGSVHISNVMVIDPTTDEPTRVGRKRIDEDGKGRWVRYAKTSGEMLDK, via the coding sequence ATGCCACGCAGGTTCAATAAACAAAAGAAATTACACGTTAAGAAAGGCGATGACGTTTTAGTGATTGCCGGTAACGATAAAGGAAAAAGAGGCCGTGTATTGATGGTGTTCCCTAAAAAAGAGCGTGTGCTCGTTGAGGGAATTAATATGAAAACCCATCATGAAAAGCCAACCCAGGATAACCCACAAGGTGGGCGTCTTAAGAAGGAGGGTTCCGTACATATATCAAATGTAATGGTAATTGATCCTACTACAGACGAACCTACTCGTGTTGGACGTAAGCGAATTGATGAAGACGGCAAAGGCCGTTGGGTTCGCTACGCCAAAACAAGTGGCGAAATGTTGGACAAATAA
- the rplE gene encoding 50S ribosomal protein L5, whose translation MAEARLYTQYKDEIREKLREEFEYENPMAIPKLQKIVINVGVGDAITDKKVLDTVVDNVAAITGQQPVTTKAKKSISNFKLREGMPIGCKVTLRQRIMFEFLDRLVNLALPRTRDFQGVPDKSFDGRGNYTMGIKEHTIFPEIDTDKVSKVHGMDITFVTSAETDEEAYALLKHFGMPFQTRN comes from the coding sequence ATGGCTGAAGCAAGATTATATACACAGTACAAAGATGAAATTCGCGAAAAATTACGCGAAGAGTTTGAGTATGAAAACCCAATGGCCATACCCAAACTTCAGAAAATTGTAATTAATGTAGGTGTAGGCGACGCTATAACCGATAAAAAAGTTTTAGATACGGTTGTAGATAACGTAGCTGCAATAACCGGACAACAACCGGTTACTACTAAGGCTAAAAAGTCTATTTCGAACTTTAAGCTGAGAGAAGGAATGCCAATTGGCTGTAAAGTAACCCTTCGTCAGCGTATTATGTTTGAGTTTCTGGATCGTCTTGTAAACTTGGCTCTGCCAAGAACACGTGACTTCCAGGGAGTTCCGGACAAAAGCTTTGATGGTCGTGGAAATTATACCATGGGTATTAAAGAACACACAATTTTCCCGGAGATAGATACAGACAAAGTTTCAAAAGTACACGGTATGGATATTACTTTTGTAACTTCTGCTGAAACAGATGAAGAAGCTTATGCCCTGCTTAAGCACTTTGGAATGCCATTTCAAACGAGAAACTAA
- the rpsN gene encoding 30S ribosomal protein S14, with product MAKKAWIARNKKRKETVEKYAEKRRKLKEAGDYEGLQKLPRDASPTRVRNRCNITGRSRGYVGKYGISRIKFRELALAGKIPGVRKASW from the coding sequence ATGGCTAAGAAAGCTTGGATAGCACGTAACAAAAAAAGAAAAGAAACTGTAGAAAAGTACGCCGAAAAGCGTCGCAAGCTTAAAGAAGCGGGCGACTATGAAGGCCTGCAAAAATTGCCTCGCGATGCAAGCCCAACAAGGGTTCGCAACCGATGCAACATCACCGGCAGAAGCCGTGGTTATGTTGGTAAATATGGAATCTCACGAATTAAATTTCGTGAACTTGCCCTGGCAGGTAAGATTCCTGGTGTACGAAAAGCAAGCTGGTAA
- the rpsH gene encoding 30S ribosomal protein S8: MTDPIADYLTRIRNAQQAGHRRVDIPASKLKRAMTKILADKGYISKYIDIEDGKQGVIRLFLKYDSYGHPVIRSMKRLSKPGLRVYKGGDEVPRSQNGLGIVILSTSKGVMTDKEARKLNVGGEILCTIY, encoded by the coding sequence ATGACAGATCCTATTGCAGATTATTTAACACGAATTAGAAATGCCCAACAAGCCGGGCATAGAAGAGTAGATATCCCCGCTTCTAAACTGAAGCGAGCCATGACTAAAATTTTGGCTGACAAAGGGTATATCTCGAAATACATTGATATTGAAGACGGAAAGCAAGGAGTTATTCGATTGTTTCTGAAATATGATTCATACGGCCATCCTGTAATCCGCAGCATGAAAAGACTTTCAAAGCCCGGTTTACGAGTTTATAAAGGCGGAGACGAAGTTCCCCGCTCTCAAAACGGCTTGGGTATTGTGATTCTTTCAACATCAAAAGGTGTAATGACCGATAAAGAAGCTCGCAAGCTTAATGTAGGCGGCGAGATATTGTGCACCATTTATTAA
- the rplF gene encoding 50S ribosomal protein L6 gives MSRIGNLPVPISDKVEFSINADNIATFKGEKGTNTLRIHPNISIEKNENELVIKRSNDEKSNRALHGLFRALINNAVVGVSEGYTKKLEIIGVGFRASVSGDVLELNLGYSHPIFFVPPEGVTIEVDTKSGKNPILIISGVDKEMVGQVAAKIRSFRKPEPYKGKGIRYLGEQIRRKAGKSAAK, from the coding sequence ATGTCTCGAATTGGAAATCTACCGGTACCTATTTCTGATAAAGTTGAGTTCAGCATCAATGCTGATAATATCGCAACTTTTAAAGGAGAAAAAGGAACCAACACACTCCGAATTCATCCCAATATTTCTATTGAAAAGAATGAGAATGAACTCGTTATCAAAAGAAGTAACGATGAAAAATCAAACCGTGCATTACATGGATTGTTTCGTGCTTTAATTAATAACGCAGTTGTTGGAGTTTCGGAAGGCTATACCAAAAAATTAGAAATTATAGGCGTTGGTTTTCGTGCATCTGTGAGTGGTGATGTATTAGAACTCAACCTGGGTTATTCGCACCCTATTTTCTTTGTACCGCCGGAAGGTGTCACTATAGAGGTGGATACCAAATCAGGTAAAAACCCTATACTTATTATCTCCGGTGTTGATAAAGAAATGGTCGGCCAGGTTGCTGCAAAAATCAGATCATTTAGAAAACCCGAGCCTTATAAAGGTAAAGGTATCAGATATCTGGGTGAGCAGATTCGTCGTAAGGCCGGTAAGTCAGCTGCTAAATAG
- the rplR gene encoding 50S ribosomal protein L18: MNKLQQKKTERRNKIRRRIRSTIKGTAERPRLSIYKSSKYTYLQLIDDLTGATLAATKAKSGVENAKKAGAELAEVAQDKGINKVVFDRSGYKYHGIVKAAADGARDGGLDF; the protein is encoded by the coding sequence ATGAATAAGTTACAACAGAAAAAAACTGAGCGCAGAAATAAGATACGACGTCGTATCCGTTCTACTATTAAAGGAACGGCAGAACGTCCTCGCTTAAGCATTTACAAAAGCAGTAAATATACTTACCTGCAATTGATTGATGATTTAACAGGTGCAACACTTGCTGCTACAAAAGCCAAGAGCGGTGTAGAAAATGCTAAAAAAGCGGGTGCTGAACTTGCTGAAGTAGCTCAGGACAAAGGAATTAATAAAGTGGTATTTGACCGTAGTGGTTATAAATATCATGGCATCGTGAAGGCCGCCGCTGATGGCGCGCGCGATGGTGGATTAGACTTTTAA
- the rpsE gene encoding 30S ribosomal protein S5: MPKIRRKQSIPAANLNLEEKLVHVNRVSKVVKGGRRFSFNAIVVVGDGNGVCGHGLGKANEVSDAIQKGFDNAKKNLIRVPLTKTKSIYHPIVGKAGAGKVLLRPAAEGTGVIAGGAVKALLDVAGVHNILSKSQGSSNPHNMVKAAFTALKELTDPVEVAQRRGVSLNKVFEG, encoded by the coding sequence ATGCCTAAAATAAGAAGAAAACAATCTATACCTGCTGCAAACTTGAATCTCGAAGAGAAACTGGTTCACGTTAACCGTGTTTCTAAAGTAGTGAAAGGTGGACGCCGGTTTAGCTTTAACGCTATTGTAGTAGTTGGTGATGGGAACGGTGTTTGCGGACATGGACTCGGTAAAGCAAATGAAGTATCAGATGCCATTCAAAAAGGCTTTGATAATGCCAAGAAGAACTTGATTCGTGTACCTTTAACCAAAACCAAAAGTATCTACCATCCGATAGTAGGTAAAGCCGGAGCGGGTAAAGTATTGCTTCGTCCGGCAGCTGAAGGTACTGGTGTAATTGCAGGTGGTGCTGTTAAAGCATTGCTTGATGTTGCCGGAGTACATAATATTCTGTCAAAATCACAGGGTTCTTCGAATCCTCATAACATGGTAAAAGCAGCTTTTACTGCATTGAAAGAATTGACTGATCCTGTTGAAGTAGCACAACGTAGAGGAGTGTCTCTCAACAAAGTATTTGAAGGATAA
- the rplO gene encoding 50S ribosomal protein L15 — translation MDLSNLKAPIPNRKSSKRVGRGQGSGRGEQSGRGHNGQKSRSGYKQRAWFEGGQMPLQRRLPKFGFTNFNRTENRGINVHTISEFIEAGKLNTSISLEDLVNAGLADKNDRVKLLGRGDLEQKIEIEVHAASKSATEKVEKAGGSLTIVQN, via the coding sequence ATGGACTTAAGTAATTTAAAAGCACCGATCCCAAACAGAAAAAGCTCAAAACGAGTTGGTCGCGGACAAGGTTCCGGACGTGGAGAACAATCGGGTCGTGGGCATAACGGACAAAAATCCAGGTCAGGCTATAAACAACGTGCTTGGTTTGAAGGTGGTCAGATGCCACTTCAGCGCCGTCTTCCTAAATTCGGTTTTACAAACTTCAACCGAACTGAAAATCGTGGAATAAACGTGCATACAATTAGTGAATTTATTGAAGCTGGAAAGCTCAATACATCCATTAGTTTGGAAGATTTAGTAAATGCAGGGTTAGCTGATAAAAATGATCGAGTAAAGTTACTTGGTCGTGGAGATCTTGAGCAGAAAATAGAAATCGAAGTGCACGCCGCCAGTAAATCTGCCACAGAAAAGGTAGAGAAAGCAGGTGGATCATTAACTATAGTGCAAAACTAA
- the secY gene encoding preprotein translocase subunit SecY, producing the protein MSLIENFRNIFKIEDLKNRILYTVGILMVYRVGSYITLPGVDANQLIGSSGNAASSLLGLFDLFVGGAFSRAGVFALGIMPYITAAIIIQLMGAVVPYFQKLQREGEEGRRKITRLTRYGTVGITLVQGIGFAINLISTAPQAIVVNEFAFVITAMIVLTAGTVFVMWLGERISERGIGNGISLIIMIGIIAALPASFYNEVSTKANAILVIIEVAALILVIAAVVMLTQGTRKIPVQYAKRVVGRKVYGGTTQYLPLRVNAAGVMPIIFAQSIMFIPSTIGSFFPENETVQFLTQWSVDFTGLVYSIVFFIVCVFFTFFYTAIAINPKEMADTMKRQGGFIPGVRPGKQTVEFIDNILTKITLPGSLFLSFVAILPAIAVSLFGITPGFALFYGGTSLLIIVGVALDTLQQIESHLMMRHYDGFMKTGRIKGRRRA; encoded by the coding sequence ATGAGTCTGATAGAAAACTTCCGAAATATTTTTAAAATTGAAGACCTTAAGAATCGTATTCTTTATACGGTTGGAATCTTAATGGTATACCGGGTTGGTAGTTACATTACCCTACCGGGTGTCGATGCTAACCAGCTTATTGGAAGCAGTGGAAATGCTGCAAGCAGTTTGCTTGGCCTTTTTGATTTATTTGTAGGGGGAGCATTCTCAAGAGCGGGTGTTTTTGCCCTCGGAATCATGCCCTATATTACAGCGGCTATTATTATTCAGTTGATGGGTGCGGTAGTCCCTTATTTTCAAAAATTACAGCGAGAAGGAGAAGAAGGCCGCCGTAAAATTACCCGTTTGACTCGATATGGTACTGTTGGTATTACTTTAGTACAGGGTATTGGTTTTGCGATTAATCTTATATCGACTGCCCCTCAGGCAATTGTAGTAAATGAATTCGCTTTTGTAATTACAGCGATGATTGTATTAACTGCAGGTACTGTTTTTGTGATGTGGTTGGGTGAACGAATAAGTGAAAGGGGAATTGGTAATGGTATTTCACTGATTATTATGATCGGTATTATCGCTGCATTACCGGCTAGCTTCTATAATGAAGTAAGCACTAAAGCGAATGCTATTTTGGTAATTATTGAAGTTGCAGCCCTGATATTGGTGATTGCAGCTGTTGTAATGTTGACACAGGGAACACGTAAAATTCCCGTTCAGTATGCGAAGCGGGTTGTTGGCCGAAAAGTTTATGGTGGAACCACTCAGTACTTGCCACTTAGGGTAAATGCGGCAGGTGTAATGCCCATTATTTTTGCCCAGTCTATTATGTTTATTCCAAGTACCATAGGTTCTTTTTTCCCAGAGAATGAAACCGTTCAGTTTTTAACACAATGGTCAGTAGATTTTACCGGATTGGTTTACTCTATAGTGTTTTTCATTGTCTGTGTGTTCTTTACATTTTTCTATACAGCGATAGCCATCAATCCAAAAGAAATGGCAGATACAATGAAACGACAAGGTGGGTTTATACCAGGTGTTCGTCCCGGTAAGCAAACAGTGGAGTTTATTGATAACATTTTGACTAAGATTACCTTGCCGGGATCATTATTTCTATCATTCGTAGCTATTCTTCCTGCAATTGCAGTGAGTTTATTTGGAATCACTCCTGGATTCGCCCTCTTTTATGGAGGAACAAGTTTGCTGATTATTGTAGGTGTAGCATTAGATACACTACAGCAAATTGAAAGCCATTTGATGATGCGTCATTATGATGGCTTTATGAAAACAGGTAGAATAAAAGGTCGACGACGAGCTTAG
- the map gene encoding type I methionyl aminopeptidase, with protein MIYLKSESEIEKMRESALIVSRTLAEVGKYIEPGVQTGKLDRIAEEYITKEKGRPAFKGYGPKGNEFPATLCISVNEEVVHGIPGERVLEEGDIVSVDCGVEKNGYFGDHAYTFAVGECNDETLKLLRTTLESLYKGIEQAIHGNRIGDLANAVQVHCENAGFGVVRELVGHGIGKSMHEDPSVPNFGRKGKGERLRSGMTLAVEPMITMGSWKTKTLNDGWTVVTADGSLAAHYEHDIVVREGKAEILSTFDYIAELSDKKENILYYG; from the coding sequence ATGATATACCTGAAGAGTGAATCGGAAATTGAGAAGATGCGCGAAAGTGCGCTGATTGTCTCAAGAACATTAGCAGAAGTTGGTAAGTATATTGAACCAGGTGTTCAGACCGGTAAACTTGATAGAATTGCAGAAGAATATATTACAAAAGAAAAAGGTCGGCCAGCTTTTAAAGGTTATGGCCCAAAAGGAAATGAGTTTCCGGCAACGCTGTGTATTTCTGTGAATGAAGAAGTAGTTCATGGGATTCCGGGTGAAAGGGTTTTGGAAGAAGGAGATATTGTTTCGGTAGATTGTGGAGTTGAAAAGAATGGATACTTCGGTGATCATGCTTATACATTCGCAGTTGGTGAATGTAATGATGAGACTTTGAAATTATTGAGGACTACGCTTGAATCTCTTTATAAGGGCATTGAGCAAGCCATCCATGGAAATAGAATTGGCGATTTGGCTAATGCTGTTCAAGTCCATTGTGAAAATGCTGGTTTTGGCGTAGTTAGAGAATTGGTTGGTCATGGCATTGGGAAGTCAATGCATGAAGATCCATCCGTACCAAATTTTGGAAGAAAAGGAAAAGGTGAGCGACTCCGATCAGGAATGACACTCGCCGTAGAGCCGATGATTACCATGGGTTCTTGGAAAACAAAAACGTTAAACGATGGCTGGACAGTTGTTACAGCTGACGGGAGCCTGGCAGCTCACTACGAACATGATATAGTAGTTCGTGAAGGGAAGGCTGAAATTCTCAGTACTTTTGATTATATTGCTGAGCTCTCGGATAAAAAAGAAAACATATTGTATTATGGCTAA
- the infA gene encoding translation initiation factor IF-1 gives MAKQEPIKQDGEIIEALPNAQFRVELDNGHEILAHVSGKMRMYYIKILPGDRVAVEMSPYDLSKGRITYRYK, from the coding sequence ATGGCTAAACAAGAGCCGATAAAACAAGATGGAGAAATAATAGAAGCATTACCTAATGCACAGTTCCGTGTGGAGTTGGATAACGGGCATGAAATACTTGCTCACGTATCAGGTAAAATGCGTATGTATTACATTAAAATTCTCCCGGGAGACAGAGTGGCAGTAGAAATGTCACCCTATGATTTATCCAAAGGAAGAATAACATATAGATATAAATAA
- the rpmJ gene encoding 50S ribosomal protein L36, whose product MKTRSSVKKRSSDDKIVRRKGRLYVINKKNPRHKQRQG is encoded by the coding sequence ATGAAAACACGATCATCAGTAAAGAAAAGAAGTTCAGACGACAAAATTGTACGACGTAAAGGACGTCTTTACGTAATCAACAAAAAAAACCCACGCCATAAGCAGCGTCAGGGATAA